Proteins co-encoded in one Enterobacter sp. R4-368 genomic window:
- the nuoN gene encoding NADH-quinone oxidoreductase subunit NuoN: MTITPQHLIALLPLLIVGLTVVVVMLSIAWRRNHFLNATLSVIGLNVALLSLWFVGQAGAMDVTPLMRVDGYAMLYTGLVLLASLATCTFAYPWLEGYSDNKEEFYLLVLIAALGGILLANANHMAALFLGIELISLPLFGLVGYAFRQKRSLEASIKYTILSAAASSFLLFGIALVYAQTGNLSFVAIGKSLGEGMLHEPLLLAGLGMMIVGLGFKLSLVPFHLWTPDVYQGAPAPVSTFLATASKIAIFGVVMRLFLYAPVGESEAVRVVLGIIAFVSIIFGNLMALSQTNIKRLLGFSSISHLGYLLVALIALQGGQMSMETVGVYLAGYLFSSLGAFGVVSLMSSPYRGPDAESLYSYRGLFWHRPILSAVMTVMMLSLAGIPMTLGFIGKFYILAVGVEAHLWWLTAAVVLGSAIGLYYYLRVAVSLYLNAPQQLNRDAPSNWAYSAGGIVVLISALLVLLLGIYPQPLISIVQLAMPMM, encoded by the coding sequence ATGACGATAACTCCACAACACCTGATTGCGCTGCTGCCGCTGCTAATCGTCGGATTGACGGTGGTGGTTGTGATGCTCTCCATTGCGTGGCGACGCAACCATTTTCTCAATGCCACGCTGTCGGTCATTGGCCTGAACGTCGCGCTGCTCTCTTTGTGGTTCGTCGGCCAGGCGGGGGCGATGGATGTCACCCCGCTGATGCGCGTCGATGGCTACGCCATGCTTTACACCGGGCTGGTGCTGCTGGCGAGCCTCGCCACTTGCACCTTTGCCTATCCGTGGCTGGAAGGGTATAGCGATAACAAAGAAGAGTTTTATCTGCTGGTACTGATAGCCGCGCTCGGCGGCATTCTGCTGGCGAACGCGAATCACATGGCGGCGCTGTTCCTCGGTATTGAGCTGATCTCTCTGCCGCTGTTCGGGCTGGTGGGCTACGCCTTCCGCCAGAAACGCTCGCTGGAAGCCAGTATCAAATACACCATTTTGTCCGCTGCCGCCTCCTCGTTCCTGCTGTTCGGTATCGCGCTGGTTTATGCGCAAACTGGCAACCTGTCGTTTGTCGCGATCGGTAAAAGCCTGGGCGAAGGGATGCTGCATGAACCGCTGCTGCTGGCGGGTCTGGGCATGATGATTGTCGGACTTGGCTTTAAACTCTCGCTGGTGCCGTTCCATCTGTGGACGCCAGATGTTTACCAGGGCGCTCCTGCGCCGGTGTCCACCTTCCTGGCCACCGCCAGCAAAATCGCCATTTTTGGCGTGGTGATGCGTCTGTTCCTCTACGCACCGGTGGGTGAAAGCGAAGCGGTTCGCGTGGTTCTGGGGATCATCGCCTTCGTCTCCATCATCTTCGGTAACCTGATGGCGCTGAGCCAGACCAACATTAAACGTCTGCTGGGCTTCTCCTCTATTTCGCACCTGGGTTATCTGCTGGTGGCGCTGATTGCGCTGCAAGGCGGCCAGATGTCGATGGAAACCGTTGGTGTTTACCTGGCCGGTTATCTGTTCAGCAGCCTTGGCGCGTTCGGTGTGGTCAGCCTGATGTCCAGCCCGTATCGTGGCCCGGATGCAGAGTCGCTTTACTCCTACCGTGGCCTGTTCTGGCACCGCCCGATCCTGTCTGCGGTAATGACGGTGATGATGCTGTCGCTGGCGGGTATTCCGATGACGCTGGGCTTTATCGGTAAGTTCTACATTCTGGCGGTTGGTGTTGAAGCGCATCTGTGGTGGCTGACTGCCGCGGTGGTGCTTGGCTCGGCGATTGGTTTGTATTACTACCTGCGCGTGGCGGTGAGTCTCTACCTGAACGCACCGCAGCAGTTGAACCGCGATGCACCGTCTAACTGGGCTTACAGCGCAGGCGGGATTGTGGTACTTATCTCCGCGTTGCTGGTGCTGCTGTTAGGTATCTATCCGCAGCCGCTGATCAGCATCGTTCAACTGGCGATGCCGATGATGTAA
- the menF gene encoding isochorismate synthase MenF — protein sequence MYSISSALSHLHRCLTGDIPRSSGLCFFDAPFPLNDAFDPLTWLASQHVWPQFYWQQRSGDDEAAALGALRRFSSLSLAQDFMQQCAEDVRIWGLNAFDPTQGELFLPRLEWRREGGHAFLRVYIFSETSLCDDAQRAIAFLSALVESTPLQNVQQTCLEQHHIPERDGWRTLIAQALQTLESGELDKVVLARATDYHFASAVDAAALMAASRRLNHHCFHFMMAFDAQTAFLGSSPERLWRRRGTALRTEALAGTVANHEDDQQAQQLADWLMTDDKNQRENMLVVEDICQRLQQQTGALEVLPPKVVRLRKVQHLRRCIWTDLQTPDDALCLQMLQPTAAVAGLPRREARAFIARHEPFQRAWYAGSAGYLSRQQSEFCVALRSAKIDGNTVRLYAGAGIVSGSDPEQEWQEIENKAAGLRSLLQLSHA from the coding sequence GTGTACTCCATTTCCTCGGCGCTTTCACACTTACACCGCTGCCTGACCGGCGACATTCCCCGGTCGTCAGGATTGTGCTTTTTTGATGCACCTTTCCCGTTAAACGACGCTTTTGATCCCCTGACGTGGCTCGCCAGCCAGCACGTGTGGCCGCAATTTTACTGGCAGCAACGTAGCGGCGATGACGAAGCCGCCGCGCTTGGCGCATTGCGCCGTTTCTCTTCTTTATCCCTGGCGCAAGATTTTATGCAGCAATGCGCTGAAGATGTCCGCATCTGGGGGCTTAACGCCTTTGATCCCACACAAGGCGAACTGTTTTTACCGCGTCTGGAGTGGCGTCGGGAAGGCGGGCACGCCTTTCTGCGCGTGTACATTTTCAGCGAGACTTCCCTCTGTGATGACGCACAGCGCGCAATCGCATTTCTTTCGGCGCTGGTGGAATCGACACCGCTGCAAAACGTGCAGCAAACGTGCCTTGAGCAGCATCACATCCCCGAGCGCGATGGCTGGCGAACGCTGATTGCGCAGGCGTTGCAAACGCTGGAAAGCGGCGAACTGGATAAAGTCGTGCTCGCCCGCGCAACGGATTACCATTTTGCCAGCGCGGTGGATGCCGCCGCATTGATGGCCGCCAGCCGTCGCCTCAATCATCACTGCTTTCATTTCATGATGGCGTTCGACGCGCAAACGGCGTTTTTAGGCTCCTCGCCCGAGCGGCTCTGGCGGCGTCGCGGCACGGCTTTGCGCACCGAAGCGCTGGCCGGAACGGTGGCCAATCATGAAGATGACCAGCAGGCGCAACAGCTTGCCGACTGGCTAATGACCGATGATAAAAACCAGCGTGAAAATATGCTGGTGGTGGAGGATATCTGCCAGCGTTTACAACAGCAGACCGGTGCGCTGGAGGTGCTGCCGCCGAAGGTGGTCCGGCTGCGTAAAGTACAGCATCTTCGCCGCTGTATCTGGACCGATCTGCAAACGCCGGATGACGCGCTCTGCCTGCAAATGCTCCAGCCGACAGCAGCAGTTGCGGGATTACCCCGCCGTGAAGCGCGGGCATTTATTGCGCGTCATGAGCCTTTTCAGCGCGCGTGGTATGCCGGTTCGGCGGGCTATCTTTCGCGGCAACAGAGTGAGTTCTGCGTTGCCCTGCGTTCGGCAAAAATTGACGGCAATACCGTGCGTCTTTACGCCGGTGCGGGCATTGTTTCCGGTTCAGACCCGGAGCAAGAGTGGCAGGAAATTGAGAATAAAGCGGCGGGATTACGATCATTATTACAACTTAGTCACGCATAA
- a CDS encoding chemotaxis protein, translated as MDNFQKDIDDRANLTLSNRFELLLFRLGTSLDATKSELFGINVFKLREIVPMPTFTRPAGMKAPLMGMVNIRDQVIPVIDLAAVAGCKPASGLNILLITEYARSVQAFAVESVENIIRLDWKQVHTAEKAINGRYITSIACLDDDKDTNNLAMVLDVEQILYDIVPADHDVHGDHVPDKKFNLKPGSVAIVAEDSKVARAMLEKGLNAMQIPSAMHITGKDAWEKIQLLAQQADAEGVAVSDKISMVLTDLEMPEMDGFTLTRLIKTDPRLKNIPVVIHSSLSGSANEDHVRKVQADGYVAKFEINELSSVIQEVLDRAANNIRGPLISHHQVTSTPLLAK; from the coding sequence ATGGACAATTTCCAGAAAGACATCGATGACAGGGCGAATCTTACTCTGTCGAACCGGTTTGAGCTGTTGCTGTTTCGCCTTGGCACATCGTTAGATGCCACCAAATCCGAGTTATTTGGCATCAACGTATTTAAGCTACGCGAAATCGTACCGATGCCCACCTTTACCCGTCCCGCAGGGATGAAAGCTCCACTGATGGGGATGGTCAACATTCGCGATCAGGTGATCCCGGTGATTGACCTTGCCGCCGTAGCGGGTTGTAAACCTGCAAGCGGTCTGAACATCTTACTGATTACGGAATATGCCCGTAGCGTGCAGGCATTTGCCGTTGAGTCCGTGGAAAATATTATTCGCCTGGACTGGAAACAGGTGCACACGGCCGAAAAAGCGATCAATGGTCGCTATATCACCAGTATTGCCTGCCTGGATGACGATAAGGATACCAACAACCTGGCGATGGTGCTGGACGTTGAGCAGATCCTGTATGACATCGTGCCTGCGGATCATGACGTACATGGTGATCATGTGCCGGACAAGAAATTCAACCTGAAACCGGGTTCTGTTGCCATTGTGGCCGAAGATTCCAAAGTGGCGCGCGCCATGCTGGAAAAAGGCCTCAACGCGATGCAGATCCCAAGTGCGATGCATATCACCGGTAAAGACGCGTGGGAGAAAATCCAGTTGCTGGCGCAGCAGGCCGATGCGGAAGGTGTTGCAGTTAGCGATAAGATCTCCATGGTCCTGACCGACCTTGAGATGCCGGAGATGGATGGGTTTACCTTAACGCGTCTTATCAAAACCGATCCGCGTCTGAAAAACATCCCGGTGGTGATCCACTCATCGCTCTCCGGTAGTGCTAACGAAGATCACGTACGTAAAGTGCAGGCAGACGGTTACGTGGCGAAGTTCGAGATTAACGAACTCTCGTCCGTGATTCAGGAAGTGCTGGATCGCGCTGCGAATAATATTCGCGGCCCGCTGATTAGCCACCACCAGGTAACGTCTACCCCGCTGCTGGCGAAGTAA
- the menH gene encoding 2-succinyl-6-hydroxy-2,4-cyclohexadiene-1-carboxylate synthase — protein sequence MILHGQAISGRQPQPWLVFLHGFSGDNREWQHVGDALSDFPRLYLDLPGHGGSAHTGVASFDALDALLRITLEHYNIRNYWLVGYSLGGRVAMYHACQHPVGLCGLVVEGGHPGLTSADDRAQRLRNDQQWAARFRQQPLNEVFDAWYRQPVFATLSESQRAALVATRCENNGATLAAMLEATSLACQPDLRAVLQTLSVPVHYLYGEHDSKFQALATQVSRHCHAIPAAGHNAHRENPAAVIAALARILRLETKDTL from the coding sequence GTGATCCTGCACGGCCAGGCCATTAGTGGACGCCAGCCGCAACCGTGGCTGGTGTTTCTGCATGGTTTTTCCGGCGATAACCGCGAATGGCAGCACGTTGGCGACGCGCTGAGTGATTTCCCGCGCTTGTACCTCGATCTGCCCGGACATGGTGGTTCAGCCCATACTGGCGTTGCTTCCTTTGATGCGCTGGACGCGCTGCTGCGCATCACCCTTGAGCACTACAACATACGCAACTACTGGCTGGTGGGGTATTCGCTTGGTGGGCGTGTGGCGATGTACCACGCCTGCCAGCATCCTGTCGGGCTGTGTGGCCTGGTGGTTGAAGGTGGTCATCCGGGGCTGACATCCGCGGACGATCGCGCACAGCGGCTGCGTAATGATCAGCAATGGGCTGCGCGTTTTCGCCAGCAGCCATTGAATGAGGTATTTGACGCCTGGTACCGGCAGCCTGTTTTTGCCACGCTGAGCGAATCGCAACGGGCGGCGCTGGTGGCGACACGCTGCGAGAATAACGGTGCGACTCTGGCGGCGATGCTGGAGGCAACCTCGCTTGCCTGCCAGCCCGATTTGCGCGCCGTACTTCAGACACTTTCTGTGCCAGTACATTATTTATACGGTGAACATGACAGCAAATTTCAGGCGCTGGCGACGCAAGTCTCGCGCCACTGTCACGCCATTCCTGCCGCCGGGCACAACGCGCACCGGGAAAATCCCGCTGCCGTTATTGCCGCCCTGGCGCGTATTCTGCGTCTTGAGACAAAGGACACACTATGA
- the menB gene encoding 1,4-dihydroxy-2-naphthoyl-CoA synthase produces MIHPDENMLYAPVEWRDCSEGYTDIRYQKSADGIAKITINRPQVRNAFRPLTVKEMIQAMADARYDDSVGVIILTGEGEKAFCSGGDQKVRGDYGGYQDDSGVHHLNVLDFQRQIRTCPKPVVAMVAGYSIGGGHVLHMMCDLTIAADNAIFGQTGPKVGSFDGGWGASYMARIVGQKKAREIWFLCRQYNAQEALDMGLVNTVVPIADLEKETVRWCREMLQNSPMALRCLKAALNADCDGQAGLQELAGNATMLFYMTEEGQEGRNAFNEKRQPDFSKFKRNP; encoded by the coding sequence ATGATCCACCCAGATGAAAACATGCTTTATGCGCCGGTTGAATGGCGTGACTGTTCTGAAGGTTACACCGACATCCGTTATCAGAAATCGGCCGATGGTATTGCCAAAATCACCATTAACCGCCCGCAGGTGCGCAATGCATTCCGTCCGCTGACGGTCAAAGAGATGATTCAGGCCATGGCTGACGCGCGCTATGACGACAGTGTGGGCGTGATTATTCTGACCGGCGAAGGGGAAAAAGCCTTCTGTTCCGGCGGTGATCAAAAAGTGCGCGGCGATTACGGCGGCTACCAGGATGACTCCGGTGTGCATCATCTCAACGTGCTGGATTTCCAGCGCCAGATCCGCACCTGCCCGAAACCGGTTGTCGCGATGGTGGCGGGTTACTCCATCGGCGGCGGCCACGTGCTGCACATGATGTGCGATCTGACCATCGCAGCGGACAACGCCATTTTCGGCCAGACCGGCCCGAAAGTCGGCTCCTTCGACGGCGGCTGGGGGGCGTCTTACATGGCGCGCATCGTGGGGCAGAAAAAAGCCCGCGAAATCTGGTTCCTCTGCCGTCAGTACAACGCTCAGGAAGCGTTGGATATGGGCCTGGTCAACACCGTCGTGCCGATTGCCGATCTTGAAAAAGAGACCGTGCGCTGGTGTCGCGAAATGCTGCAAAACAGCCCGATGGCGTTGCGTTGCCTGAAAGCCGCGCTGAACGCCGACTGCGATGGTCAGGCGGGGCTGCAGGAGCTGGCGGGTAACGCCACCATGCTGTTCTACATGACCGAAGAAGGGCAGGAAGGCCGCAATGCGTTTAACGAAAAACGCCAGCCTGATTTCAGCAAATTCAAACGGAATCCATAA
- the menC gene encoding o-succinylbenzoate synthase encodes MRQAQVYRWQIPLDAGVVLRERRLKTRDGLFVHLTEGEREGWGEISPLPGFSLETLDDVQPVVMAWARSWCDGEQPPLPDVPSAAFGLSCALAELGDALPQAADYRAAMLCSGDPDELFAALAALPGEKLAKVKVGLYEAVRDGMVVNLLLESIPDLRLRLDANRAWTPLKAQQFAKYVNPAYRSRIAFLEEPCKTREESLAFARETGITLAWDESLRDADFRFEQQPGVGAVVIKPMLTGSLQKVQQQVAAAKALGLTTVISSSIESSLGLTQLARIAAWLTPGTVPGLDTLQLMQTQLIRRWPESDLPCLQVDALEPLL; translated from the coding sequence ATGCGACAGGCGCAGGTTTATCGCTGGCAAATCCCGCTTGATGCGGGTGTGGTGCTGCGTGAGCGGCGCCTGAAAACACGTGACGGATTGTTCGTTCATCTCACCGAAGGCGAGCGCGAAGGCTGGGGGGAGATTTCCCCTCTGCCGGGGTTTAGCCTGGAAACGCTGGATGACGTTCAACCGGTTGTGATGGCGTGGGCGCGTAGCTGGTGCGATGGCGAACAGCCACCGCTGCCGGACGTGCCTTCTGCGGCATTTGGTTTGAGTTGCGCGCTGGCAGAGCTTGGTGATGCGCTGCCGCAGGCGGCGGATTACCGCGCCGCGATGCTGTGCAGCGGTGATCCGGACGAGTTGTTCGCCGCGCTTGCTGCTTTGCCGGGTGAAAAGCTGGCGAAAGTGAAAGTGGGGCTGTATGAAGCGGTGCGTGACGGCATGGTGGTCAACTTGCTGCTGGAATCCATTCCCGATCTCCGGTTGCGGCTGGATGCTAACCGTGCCTGGACGCCGCTGAAAGCGCAACAGTTTGCGAAGTATGTCAACCCGGCTTACCGCTCGCGCATTGCCTTTCTCGAAGAGCCCTGCAAGACGCGCGAGGAGTCACTGGCGTTTGCCCGCGAGACCGGCATTACTCTCGCCTGGGATGAGAGCCTGCGTGACGCAGACTTTCGTTTTGAGCAGCAGCCAGGCGTCGGCGCCGTGGTGATTAAACCGATGTTGACCGGCAGCTTGCAGAAAGTCCAACAGCAGGTTGCAGCGGCGAAAGCGCTGGGGCTGACGACCGTTATCAGTTCGTCAATCGAATCGAGCCTGGGTCTGACGCAACTGGCGCGTATCGCCGCCTGGCTGACGCCGGGAACGGTGCCGGGTCTGGATACGCTGCAATTAATGCAAACGCAGTTGATCCGCCGCTGGCCTGAGAGTGATTTACCCTGCTTGCAGGTTGATGCGCTGGAACCATTGCTATGA
- the elaB gene encoding stress response protein ElaB yields MAYHSYESHIDDDLTLLSETLEEILRSSGDPADQKYIELKARAEQALHDVKNRVSSASDTYYYRAKKAVYRADDYVHEKPWQGIGAGAAVGLVLGLLLARR; encoded by the coding sequence ATGGCATATCATTCTTATGAATCACATATTGATGACGACCTGACCCTGCTGAGCGAAACGCTGGAAGAAATTCTCCGCTCATCGGGCGATCCTGCCGATCAAAAGTACATTGAGTTGAAAGCCCGTGCCGAACAGGCGCTGCATGACGTGAAAAACCGCGTCAGCAGCGCATCGGATACGTATTACTACCGTGCGAAAAAAGCCGTCTATCGCGCAGACGACTACGTGCATGAAAAACCGTGGCAGGGCATTGGTGCCGGTGCCGCAGTGGGTCTGGTGCTCGGTCTGCTGTTAGCCCGCCGCTAA
- a CDS encoding GNAT family N-acetyltransferase — translation MIRWQDVHHSELTVPELYALLKLRCEVFVVEQACAYLDVDGDDLVGENRHILGWKDDELVAYARILKSDDDLSPVAIGRVIVSAQVRGEKLGYQLMERAVLSCEQHWPQHALYLGAQAHLQSFYAHFGFQAVTDVYDEDGIAHIGMAREIRQA, via the coding sequence ATGATCCGCTGGCAGGATGTGCACCATTCCGAACTGACCGTTCCTGAGCTGTACGCGTTACTGAAATTGCGCTGCGAAGTGTTTGTGGTTGAGCAGGCCTGTGCTTATCTGGATGTGGATGGTGATGACCTGGTGGGCGAGAACCGCCATATTCTCGGCTGGAAAGACGACGAACTGGTGGCGTATGCGAGGATTCTGAAAAGTGACGATGACCTCTCGCCGGTGGCTATCGGTCGGGTGATTGTCAGTGCGCAGGTTCGCGGCGAAAAACTGGGTTATCAATTAATGGAGCGCGCGGTGCTTTCCTGTGAGCAACACTGGCCGCAGCACGCGCTATATCTGGGCGCGCAGGCACATCTCCAATCTTTCTATGCCCATTTTGGTTTCCAGGCGGTGACGGATGTGTATGACGAAGATGGTATCGCGCATATCGGGATGGCGCGCGAGATCCGCCAGGCGTAA
- the menD gene encoding 2-succinyl-5-enolpyruvyl-6-hydroxy-3-cyclohexene-1-carboxylic-acid synthase: MSISSFNRRWAAVILEALTRHGVRHVCIAPGSRSTPLTLAAAENHAFIHHTHFDERGLGHLALGLAKASNEPVAVIVTSGTAVANLYPALIEAGLTGEKLVLLTADRPPELIDCGANQAIRQPGMFATHPAESLALPRPSQDIPARWLVSTLDNLLGSLQGGAVHINCPFAEPLYGEMDDTGLAWQQALGDWWQSDTPWLRAPNRVNSETQRDWFFWRQKRGVIVAGRMSAAEGRLLAEWAKTLGWPLIGDALSQTGQPLPCADLWLGNGQAVAELNQAQIVLQFGSSLTGKRLLQWQATCEPEEYWLIDRLQGRLDPAHHRGRRLVSSVADWLEQHPAEPRAPWCEAIPRLSAQAWETVCAKRDIFGEAQLAHRIADYLPAQGQLFLGNSLVVRLVDALGQLPAGYPVYSNRGASGIDGLLSTAAGVQRATARPTLAIVGDLSALYDLNALALLRQASAPFVLLVVNNNGGQIFSLLPTPPAEREQFYLMPQNVHFAHAAAMFSLAYHQPENWAELEQALEGAWCKPGATVIELVVNATDGAQTLQTLLAQVSHL, from the coding sequence ATGTCGATAAGCTCATTTAACCGACGCTGGGCGGCGGTGATCCTCGAAGCTCTTACCCGTCACGGCGTCAGGCATGTATGCATTGCCCCGGGATCCCGTTCCACCCCATTAACGCTCGCCGCAGCGGAAAATCACGCCTTTATTCACCACACCCATTTTGATGAGCGTGGCTTAGGCCATCTTGCGCTGGGGCTGGCAAAGGCCAGCAATGAGCCGGTGGCGGTGATCGTGACATCCGGCACGGCGGTGGCGAACCTTTATCCCGCGCTGATTGAAGCAGGGCTGACCGGTGAAAAACTGGTGCTGCTGACGGCAGATCGACCACCGGAGTTGATTGATTGCGGTGCCAACCAGGCAATTCGCCAGCCGGGCATGTTTGCCACGCATCCCGCTGAATCTCTCGCGCTGCCGCGACCCTCACAGGACATTCCTGCGCGCTGGCTGGTTTCCACCCTTGATAACCTGCTGGGTTCATTACAGGGCGGCGCGGTACACATTAACTGTCCGTTTGCCGAGCCGCTGTACGGTGAAATGGATGATACCGGCCTTGCCTGGCAGCAGGCGCTGGGTGACTGGTGGCAGTCAGACACGCCATGGCTGCGCGCACCGAACAGGGTGAACAGCGAAACGCAGCGCGACTGGTTTTTCTGGCGACAAAAACGCGGCGTGATCGTAGCTGGTCGCATGAGCGCGGCTGAAGGCCGTTTGCTTGCTGAATGGGCGAAAACGCTCGGCTGGCCGCTGATTGGCGATGCGCTTTCGCAGACCGGGCAACCGCTGCCATGTGCCGATCTCTGGCTCGGCAATGGCCAGGCAGTGGCGGAGCTGAATCAGGCGCAGATTGTGTTGCAGTTTGGCAGCAGTCTGACCGGCAAACGTCTGTTGCAGTGGCAGGCGACCTGCGAACCGGAAGAGTACTGGCTGATTGATCGCCTGCAAGGGCGGCTCGATCCGGCCCACCATCGCGGGCGTCGGCTGGTTTCCAGCGTTGCTGACTGGCTGGAGCAGCATCCGGCTGAACCGCGCGCCCCCTGGTGCGAGGCGATCCCACGCCTTTCGGCGCAGGCCTGGGAAACCGTTTGTGCGAAGCGTGATATTTTTGGCGAGGCACAGCTGGCGCACCGCATCGCGGATTATTTGCCGGCCCAGGGCCAGCTTTTTCTTGGCAACAGCCTGGTCGTGCGGCTGGTCGATGCGCTGGGGCAACTCCCGGCGGGATATCCGGTTTACAGCAATCGCGGCGCCAGTGGTATTGACGGCTTGCTTTCAACGGCGGCGGGCGTTCAGCGCGCTACCGCGCGGCCTACGCTGGCGATTGTGGGCGATCTCTCCGCGCTTTACGACCTCAATGCGCTGGCGCTGCTGCGGCAGGCTTCTGCGCCATTCGTCCTGCTGGTGGTGAATAACAATGGCGGGCAAATTTTTTCGTTACTGCCCACGCCGCCCGCCGAGCGCGAGCAGTTTTATTTGATGCCGCAGAATGTCCATTTTGCGCATGCGGCGGCGATGTTTAGCCTTGCTTACCATCAACCGGAGAATTGGGCTGAGCTTGAGCAGGCGCTGGAAGGCGCCTGGTGCAAGCCTGGTGCGACGGTGATTGAACTGGTGGTGAATGCAACTGACGGCGCGCAGACGTTACAAACGCTGCTGGCGCAGGTAAGCCATCTGTGA
- the rnz gene encoding ribonuclease Z produces MELIFLGTSAGVPTRARNVTAMLLNLQHPTRAGLWLFDCGEGTQHQMLRTAFHPGKLDKIFITHLHGDHLFGLPGLLCSRSMAGNVQPLQIYGPKGIHEFVETTLRLSGSWTDYPLTIEEVTPGLVVDDGLRTVTAYPLSHPMECYGYRIEEHDKPGALNAAALKAQGIPAGPLFQQLKEGKTVTLPDGRIINGADYLAPAESGKKLAIFGDTAPCPAALELAQGVDLLVHEATLEQAMEEKANSRGHSSTRQAAQLAADAGAKKLVITHLSSRYDEQGSLAMLAECKTYFSQTTLAEDFAVVHI; encoded by the coding sequence GTGGAACTGATTTTCTTAGGCACCTCTGCGGGCGTACCTACACGGGCGCGTAATGTCACGGCGATGCTGCTCAATTTACAACACCCAACCCGCGCCGGGCTTTGGCTGTTTGATTGCGGCGAAGGAACCCAGCACCAGATGCTGCGCACCGCCTTTCACCCTGGCAAACTCGATAAAATTTTTATTACTCACCTGCATGGCGATCACCTTTTCGGTCTGCCTGGGTTGTTATGCAGCCGCTCAATGGCTGGCAATGTTCAGCCGCTACAGATTTATGGTCCGAAAGGGATTCATGAGTTTGTGGAAACCACGCTGCGGCTTAGCGGTTCATGGACCGATTACCCACTGACGATTGAAGAAGTGACGCCTGGGCTGGTGGTTGATGATGGTTTGCGCACAGTGACCGCTTACCCGCTGTCGCACCCGATGGAGTGCTACGGCTACCGGATTGAAGAGCATGATAAACCCGGCGCGCTGAATGCGGCGGCGTTAAAAGCGCAAGGCATTCCGGCAGGGCCGCTGTTCCAGCAATTAAAAGAGGGGAAAACCGTCACGCTGCCTGACGGGCGCATCATCAATGGCGCGGATTATCTCGCCCCGGCAGAAAGCGGAAAAAAACTGGCGATTTTTGGCGACACTGCACCCTGCCCGGCCGCGCTGGAACTGGCGCAAGGCGTGGATTTACTGGTACATGAAGCCACTCTTGAGCAGGCGATGGAGGAAAAAGCGAACAGCCGGGGACACAGCTCAACCCGCCAGGCGGCGCAACTCGCTGCCGATGCCGGTGCAAAAAAGTTGGTGATTACCCATCTCAGTTCACGTTATGACGAACAAGGCAGCCTGGCGATGCTCGCCGAGTGTAAAACGTACTTTTCGCAAACGACATTGGCTGAAGATTTTGCGGTAGTTCACATTTGA